The Anolis carolinensis isolate JA03-04 chromosome 2, rAnoCar3.1.pri, whole genome shotgun sequence genome has a window encoding:
- the LOC134296523 gene encoding uncharacterized protein LOC134296523 has translation MSREGDQSHDGAKGPPLGALPLAEETLQAIASSTGYPKPDGVTQRIPRGGRGVPAAAETSWGSGGSMPETVAQRLSILETHLSRLSDTVGRIVPILEENLQKEHIRYGAEREPSKGGDWSQRGQRASTQSPAAARDEGDEEYWQELEFRDRMAREVERQRALGTLRPPSPTELPTPRMGVGVERPLGPGIGSSGFADEGGEERGIQEEEEDVPYDEERRDEGATARPVCGWAEGPTAAADFREPRRMTTGVGRGVFQGAARGNLMQPFPMPPRQHQRAAEWMPRREDLKLEYGGESDELNFFLISIRGYMEDNAHTFPSEASRVRAIGNTLKRGAASWYVQLHARHDPCLRSVPRFLAALENRFRDRLEQLRARDQLKGIKQRDKTVPEYAEEFLHLAERVPEWSEVTKVELFKEGLRPEIFSWAAHRDDPETLQGWIQLAGRVESTLTQVKRFRSSGGQQRPVARGRGETRKQERPGGRPGIPSRGDDNKPKPGCFVCGKTGHRAAECWARKGEPPKPSKPKPATGRRAEEEVQAPESSEKLACEERRTEEEDEEKEGTMSWNPVTGLW, from the exons atgagcagggaaggagatcaaagccatgacggagcaaaggggcctccgctgggagctctgccgttggcagaagagacattgcaagccatagcttcctctacggggtaccccaagccggacggcgtgacccagaggattcccagagggggaagaggcgttccggcggcggcagaaaccagttggggatctggaggaagcatgccggagaccgtggcccagcggttatccatcctggaaactcatttatccaggctgtcggataccgtggggagaatagtgccaatattggaagagaatctccaaaaagagcacatccgatatggcgccgagagagagccaagcaaaggaggcgattggagccagaggggacagcgagcttcaacgcagagtcccgcggcggcaagggacgagggagacgaggaatactggcaggagctggagttccgagacagaatggcgcgcgaagtggagcgccagcgagctctgggaactctgaggccgccatctccaacagagctcccaaccccccgaatgggcgtcggggtggaaaggccactggggccagggatcgggtccagtggatttgcagacgaaggcggagaggagcgggggatccaggaagaggaggaggatgtgccgtacgacgaggaaaggcgagatgagggggctacagcgaggccagtatgcggatgggcggaagggccgacagcggcggcagactttcgggagccgcgcagaatgaccaccggagtggggcgcggcgtgttccaaggagccgcccgaggaaacctgatgcaacccttccccatgcctcccagacagcatcaacgggccgcagaatggatgccaagaagagaagatctcaaactggaatacggaggggaatcagatgaactgaacttttttctaattagcatcagaggatacatggaagacaatgcacacacattcccctccgaagcaagcagggttcgagccatcggcaacacactaaagcgaggagcagccagctggtacgtgcaactccatgccagacacgacccatgcctgaggtcagtgccccgcttcctcgccgcactggaaaaccgattcagagaccggctagagcaattgagggctcgagaccagctgaaaggaataaagcagagggacaaaacagtgcccgagtacgcagaggaattcctacacctcgcggaaagggtaccagagtggtctgaagtgaccaaagtggagttatttaaagagggattacgccccgagattttcagctgggcagcgcacagagatgaccccgaaacgctccagggatggattcaactagcggggcgcgttgaatccaccctgacccaagtaaagcgcttcaggagcagcggcggccagcaaagaccggtggcgagaggtcgaggagaaacgaggaagcaggaaagacctggagggaggccggggattccctccagaggagacgacaacaaacctaaaccgggatgctttgtatgtgggaagacgggccatcgagcagcagaatgctgggcacggaagggggagccgccaaaaccctcaaagcccaagccagcaaccgggaggcgtgcggaggaggaggtgcaagccccagaatcttcagaaaaattg gcttgtgaggaaagaagaaccgaagaggaggacgaagaaaaggagggcaccatgtcatggaacccagttacagggctttggtaa